Genomic DNA from Candidatus Eisenbacteria bacterium:
AGCCAGATCGCGTTGCTCGTCGGGGACGAACGGAAGGAGCTCTTCAACGGGCTCATTCCCTCGATCGGAGCGGCCGTGTCGCTCATCGCCACTCCCATTGCCGGTGCGCTCTCCGACCGCTCCACGAGTCGCTTCGGCCGGCGCCGGCCGTACCTGATCGTCGGCACCGCCATCAACATCGCGTTCCTGCTCGCGCTCGGCATGTTCTCGGCCGGGACCCTCACGTCGGCGGCGTTCGCCGGGATTGGCTGGGAGACCGTGGTCGTGCTCTTTCTCCTCTGCTATCTCGGCGTCCAGCTCGGCAACAACTGGGCCGGCGGCCCGTACGCCGGACTCATCCCCGACGTCGTGCCCCAGGACCAGCGAGGAGCGGCGAGCGGGTGGCTCGCGCTCATGACGGCCCTCGGATTCCTGCTCGGTGCCGTGACGGCGGGGAGGCTGGCCGGAGGCAGCTCCGACTCGAATCCCACGAACTACGCGGTCATCTACGGCGTGATTGCCGCCGTGCTCGCGGTCTTCCTCGTGATCACCGTCTGGCGTGTGCGCGAGCGCCCGCTCGCGACCCGCCCGGTGCCCTTCCGCGCAGGGGAGTTCGCGCGCTCGTTCCTCCTCCGGGGCGCCGAATACCGCGACTTCTACTACGTTCTCTTCACCCGCGCGCTCGTCACCATGGGGATCTACTCGGTCTTCACCTTCTTCCAGTTCTTCCTTCGCGATGTGATCCAGGTCGCCGACGCGCCGCTCCAGACGTCGTACCTGATCGCCATCATCATCGGCGCGGGGATCCCGACGAGTCTCGTGGCGGGGAAGCTCTCGGACCGCTACGGCCGAAAGCCGCTCGTGTACCTGAGCGGCGGGCTGATGGCGCTCGCGTCCGTGATCTTCATCGTCGTGGGCATGAATCCGTCGCTCTCCTTCATGTTCTGGGTCGGTGCGCTCTTCGGGATCGGATACGGGGCGTACCAGGCGGTCGACTGGGCGCTCGCGATCGACGTGCTCCCGAAGGGCGAGGCCGCGGCGAAGGACATGGGGATCTGGCACGTGTCGCTCGTGCTGCCGCAGATGCTCGCGCCCGCGCTGACCGGCGTGATCCTCTCGGCGTTCAAGGAGACCTCGATCCTGCTCGGGTACACCGTCGTCTTCGTGCTCACGGCGGTGTGGTTCATCCTCGGGACCGTGTTCGTGAGGCAGATCCGCGGGGCGAGGTGACGACCCCCGAGCCGGACCGCGCGCCGTGGCACGGAACGGCAGCGGGTCCGCCGCGGGGAAGGGTTGTCCACACCCGCGGCTGATCCAGCCCCAACTCCTTGACCGCTGCGGAGTTGTCTTTCTCCGCCGGGCCCTCGAAAAGAACTCACCCGTGAGCGAGCGCGGGGGTATACTCACCGGGCCTCGGATCACAACACATGCACTGCAGGGGACCTCCCGAGGCGCCATCATCCGCCCGACGTTTTCGTAAGGAATACCTCCCGTGGCCCACCAAGACGGTCAGCCGAAGGTGTCCTCGCGTCCCCAGCGCCCGCGCCGAGATCGGTCCGCATCCGGATGGATCTCTTCCGTTGCCGTCGGCTCGGCGGCCGCGGTCACGGCGTCCGTCCTCCTGTTCGTCGGAATCCTCGAGAAGAATACCGAGCTCCTCCTCGTCGCGGTCGTGAACGCCACGCTCGGCCTCGTCTTCTGGCTCTTCGCGTCGCTCGTGCGGGCGCGCCGGAGCCTCGAAGAGGTCGGACGCGCGCATCTCATGTACGAGTCGGCGCGCCGCCTCTCGGGCACCCTCCTCGACGACGAGATCCACAACGGGCTCCGCGAGCTGATCTCGAGCGCGATGTCCTGCGACGGGATGATCGTGTCCTCCTTCGATCCCACGACGCGCACGGTGCGCTGCGTGTACGGCTGGGTGAGCGGCGGCCGCTTCGATCACCAGACGCTCCCCGTGCTCACGATCGATCTCGAGGAGGGCGGCGGCATGCAGACCGAGGTCATCCGGACGGGCGAGGGGCGCCTCTACGAGGACGTGACGGCACGCGTGAAGCATCCGGGCGGCCGCTACTACGACGTCGGTCCGGGCGGGGAGGTGCGGGACCTCATGAAGCCGGACGCCGCTCCCCCCGGCTCCAAGTGCGCGCTCATGGTGCCCATCAAGCTCGATGGGGCGGTCGTCGGGATCGTGCAGGTGATGAGCGACACGCCGAAGGCGTACCGGCACGAGCACCTCGCCGTTCTCGAGAGTCTCGTCGCGCCCATGGCGGTGGCGCTCCAGAACGCCGAGCTCTACGCGCGCGCGAACCGGGAGATCCGGGAGCGGGCGCGCGTCGAAGCCGCCCTCACCTCCAGCGAGGAGCGCCTGCTCGAGGCGGACAGGCGAAAGGACGAGTTCCTCGCCACGCTCTCCCACGAGCTCCGCAATCCGCTCGCTCCCATCCGCATGGCGGTCGACCTTCTCCCGGAAGGGACGTGGGACGCGAAGTCCGGGGAGAAGCTCGCATGGTGCCGCGAGGTGATCGAGCGTCAGGTGGGGCACATGGCCCGGCTCCTGGACGACCTCCTCGACGTGAGCCGGATCAGCCGTGGCAAGCTTCCCTTGCGTAAGCAGCGCGTCGATCTCGCCGAGGTCATGCGGCACGCGATCGAGGCGAGCGTTCCCCTGATCCAGGCGGGGGGACACGGGCTCAACGTGGTGCTCCCGGCCGAGGCGGTCACGCTCCATGCGGATCCCACGCGGCTCGCACAGGTATTCTTGAATCTCCTGAACAACGCCGCGCGCTATAGTGACCACGGGAGCAAGATCTACGTGAACGTGGGAACGGAGACGGTGATGGGCGCGCCCGGCGCAGGGGGCGCGCGGGTGAGTCTCGGCGCGCACGCGAGAGAGGCGGTCGTCCGCGTGCGGGACAACGGGATCGGGATCGCGCCGGAGATGCTGCCGCGGATCTTCGACCCGTTCGTTCAGATCGACCGCTCGATGGAGCGCTCGCAGGGAGGGCTCGGGATCGGGCTCACCCTGGTGAAGCAGATCGTGGAGATCCACGGAGGGAGGGTGGAGGTGGCGAGCGAAGGGCTGGGGAAGGGAAGCGAGTTCACGGTGCGCCTGCCGATGGCGGCGGCCGCCGAGGGGCCCGCGGTGGAGCGGAAGCGAAACGGGGCCGAGTCCCCTGCGTCCGGACCGAGGAGCCGGATCCTGGTCGTCGACGATCTCCGGGACAGCGCGGACAGCCTCGCCATGATGCTGAAGACGAAAGGGCACGAGGTGCGCACCGCCTACGACGGACTCGAGGCGGTCGAGGCGGCGCGGGAATTCCGCCCCGAAGTCGTGCTCCTGGACATCGGCATGCCGCGGCTCGACGGGTACGAGGCGGCCCGCCGCATTCGCGAGCAGTGCGACTACGAGCGTCTGGTCCTGATCGCGATCACGGGCTGGGGCCACGACGAGAACCGCGCCCGGACGCGGGAGGCGGGCTTCGACCACCACTTGGTGAAGCCCGTCGAGCCCGCAACCCTGGCCCGCCTTCTGGCGAAGCGCGTGCCTTAGGAGTCAGTCTGTCCGGATCGTCACCGAATCCGGAATGTTCGCCTTGATTTCGATGTCCGCGTCACCGGCCGGCGGGTTGCCGCCCGGATTCGTGCCCGACTCCGAGGACGTGGTG
This window encodes:
- a CDS encoding ATP-binding protein; amino-acid sequence: MAHQDGQPKVSSRPQRPRRDRSASGWISSVAVGSAAAVTASVLLFVGILEKNTELLLVAVVNATLGLVFWLFASLVRARRSLEEVGRAHLMYESARRLSGTLLDDEIHNGLRELISSAMSCDGMIVSSFDPTTRTVRCVYGWVSGGRFDHQTLPVLTIDLEEGGGMQTEVIRTGEGRLYEDVTARVKHPGGRYYDVGPGGEVRDLMKPDAAPPGSKCALMVPIKLDGAVVGIVQVMSDTPKAYRHEHLAVLESLVAPMAVALQNAELYARANREIRERARVEAALTSSEERLLEADRRKDEFLATLSHELRNPLAPIRMAVDLLPEGTWDAKSGEKLAWCREVIERQVGHMARLLDDLLDVSRISRGKLPLRKQRVDLAEVMRHAIEASVPLIQAGGHGLNVVLPAEAVTLHADPTRLAQVFLNLLNNAARYSDHGSKIYVNVGTETVMGAPGAGGARVSLGAHAREAVVRVRDNGIGIAPEMLPRIFDPFVQIDRSMERSQGGLGIGLTLVKQIVEIHGGRVEVASEGLGKGSEFTVRLPMAAAAEGPAVERKRNGAESPASGPRSRILVVDDLRDSADSLAMMLKTKGHEVRTAYDGLEAVEAAREFRPEVVLLDIGMPRLDGYEAARRIREQCDYERLVLIAITGWGHDENRARTREAGFDHHLVKPVEPATLARLLAKRVP
- a CDS encoding MFS transporter, which translates into the protein MPDAERRLTIADHLAISCFWLAYNFHWGALLAIVLPSQIALLVGDERKELFNGLIPSIGAAVSLIATPIAGALSDRSTSRFGRRRPYLIVGTAINIAFLLALGMFSAGTLTSAAFAGIGWETVVVLFLLCYLGVQLGNNWAGGPYAGLIPDVVPQDQRGAASGWLALMTALGFLLGAVTAGRLAGGSSDSNPTNYAVIYGVIAAVLAVFLVITVWRVRERPLATRPVPFRAGEFARSFLLRGAEYRDFYYVLFTRALVTMGIYSVFTFFQFFLRDVIQVADAPLQTSYLIAIIIGAGIPTSLVAGKLSDRYGRKPLVYLSGGLMALASVIFIVVGMNPSLSFMFWVGALFGIGYGAYQAVDWALAIDVLPKGEAAAKDMGIWHVSLVLPQMLAPALTGVILSAFKETSILLGYTVVFVLTAVWFILGTVFVRQIRGAR